A single Aspergillus chevalieri M1 DNA, chromosome 3, nearly complete sequence DNA region contains:
- the ATG22_1 gene encoding MFS transporter (COG:P;~EggNog:ENOG410PICK;~InterPro:IPR024671,IPR036259;~PFAM:PF11700;~TransMembrane:12 (i32-55o112-131i143-163o169-197i263-283o295-314i363-387o399-420i432-453o473-494i501-525o531-552i)): MVIASDSTSANRPPKYPGEDTTPTSQREIRGWYAYGIAAEVFAVCGVGSFLPLTLEQLARERGTLQSSHLPCVGPGSPAESTNGTAPAFRRAEGEEQCVVGVLGLEINTASFAMYTFSLAVLVQALTLISFSALADYENNRKTLLVAFGLIGSVASMLFIFVAPPVFVLGALLVVVGVTCLGSSFVVLNSFLPVLVANDPSIQEEYKDRGEELPHLNPNGESVDPPPYEEDDFEQGTPDLGKRAQSTSPELQLSTRISSKGVGLGYCAAVFVQILSILLLVTLNKTSVSKVSGTLPTRLVLLLVGIWWGSFTLVSRRWLRNRPGPPLDVAGGQSRWRAWLRLMGFAWRSLWKTIKVAVRLREVIVFLVAWFLLSDAMATVSGTAILFARTELKMSTTSVGLLSITATLSGMAGAFLWPVISRRFQLKSNHTIMLCIGLFEIIPLYGMLAYIPFFKRWGVIGLQQPWEIFPLAFVHGVVSGGLSSYCRSFFGLLIPPGSEAAFYALYAATDKGSSFIGPAIVGVLIDATGQVRSGFFFIAVLILCPIPLVWMVNADKGRREGVAMAETLNQDRGGAGDDDEEAEGLLRMHHSDS; encoded by the exons ATGGTCATCGCCTCCGATTCTACCTCGGCTAATCGCCCCCCCAAATACCCTGGCGAAGACACTACGCCGACTAGCCAACGGGAGATCCGCGGATGGTATGCGTATGGCATTGCGGCCGAGGTCTTTGCGGTCTGTGGTGTGG GCTCATTTTTACCCCTGACCCTGGAGCAATTGGCTCGTGAACGAGGCACACTCCAGTCTAGCCATCTGCCATGCGTTGGCCCCGGATCGCCCGCGGAATCCACTAATGGAACAGCACCCGCATTTCGACGTGCAGAAGGGGAGGAACAATGCGTGGTGGGGGTGCTAGGTTTGGAGATCAATACCGCCAGTTTCGCCATGTACACATTTTCGCTGGCGGTGTTGGTGCAGGCGTTGACGTTGATCTCGTTCAGCGCTCTGGCGGATTATG AAAACAACCGAAAAACGCTCCTCGTCGCATTCGGATTGATCGGATCGGTGGCCAGCATGCTTTTTATTTTTGTCGCGCCGCCGGTTTTCGTGCTCGGGGCATTGTTGGTCGTGGTCGGCGTGACGTGCTTGGGATCATCGTTTGTCGTGCTCAATTCGTTCCTCCCGGTGTTGGTCGCCAATGACCCATCTATTCAGGAAGAATACAAGGATCGTGGCGAGGAGCTTCCGCACTTGAACCCGAACGGAGAGTCGGTTGATCCACCGCCGtatgaggaggatgatttcGAACAAGGGACACCCGACCTAGGAAAGAGGGCTCAGTCGACATCGCCGGAATTGCAGCTGTCTACGCGCATCTCGTCTAAAGGCGTTGGACTAGGTTACTGTGCGGCGGTATTTGTACAGATTCTGAGTATCCTACTGTTGGTTACGTTGAACAAAACGTCCGTGTCAAAGGTATCTGGAACTCTTCCGACGAGATTGGTGCTTCTGCTGGTAGGCATCTGGTGGGGTTCGTTCACCTTGGTCAGTCGCCGATGGCTTCGCAACCGGCCGGGGCCTCCGTTGGACGTGGCGGGAGGACAGAGCCGATGGCGCGCCTGGCTGCGTCTAATGGGCTTCGCATGGCGATCGTTGTGGAAGACCATTAAAGTGGCCGTGCGCTTGCGCGAAGTCATTGTGTTTCTGGTCGCATGGTTCCTGTTGTCAGACGCGATGGCGACTGTATCAGGTACCGCGATTCTGTTTGCACGGACGGAATTGAAGATGAGCACGACCTCTGTGGGTCTGCTGTCCATCACGGCGACGCTGTCTGGCATGGCAGGAGCGTTCCTATGGCCGGTGATCTCGCGACGGTTCCAGCTCAAATCCAACCACACGATCATGCTGTGCATTGGATTGTTTGAGATTATCCCGCTGTACGGCATGCTGGCATATATTCCATTCTTCAAGCGTTGGGGCGTGATCGGCCTGCAGCAGCCTTGGGAGATCTTCCCCTTGGCATTTGTGCATGGTGTGGTATCAGGAGGTTTGTCTTCGTACTGCCGGTCATTTTTCGGACTGTTGATCCCGCCAGGCAGCGAGGCAGCGTTTTATGCTTTATACGCGGCTACTGACAAGGGCAGCTCGTTTATCGGGCCCGCGATTGTGGGAGTGCTCATTGACGCGACTGGGCAGGTACGTtcgggcttcttcttcatcgcgGTGTTGATCCTATGCCCGATCCCATTGGTTTGGATGGTGAATGCGGACAAGGGGCGACGAGAGGGGGTCGCCATGGCAGAGACATTAAACCAAGACCGCGGTGGCGCTGGtgacgatgacgaggaaGCTGAGGGGTTGTTGCGAATGCATCATAGCGATTCATAG
- a CDS encoding glycoside hydrolase family 131 protein (CAZy:GH131;~COG:S;~EggNog:ENOG410QEFC;~InterPro:IPR041524;~PFAM:PF18271;~SECRETED:SignalP(1-20)) has product MKLFLLTLPVLAQCGEIVWDGRINASTTVDHFDQWSWSNQIQPYQWYIHGDGKTGRYLGLSTDFKNPALDDGKGMKISIDQSSSWNGQPMLRTELIPQTTEDLGSGRLIYHFSLQTRKKNAPQGDVEHQIAFFESHFTEIKYTGNTLHWMADGESHWSTRLQPGTWHNFAYDIDFDKQIVGLWASTGAQPLKKVVNNVSASASSNSQDWHVGELKTEQSGAREDWYWSGVYIEKAPVTQKIS; this is encoded by the exons ATGAAGCTCTTTCTACTTACTCTTCCGGTCCTCGCGCAGTGCGGCGAAATCGTCTGGGACGGCCGCATCAACGCATCCACCACTGTTGACCACTTTGACCAGT GGTCCTGGTCCAACCAAATCCAACCGTATCAATGGTACATCCACGGTGATGGCAAGACGGGCCGGTATCTGGGACTATCGACAGATTTCAAGAACCCCGCTCTGGATGATGGGAAGGGCATGAAGATCAGCATT GATCAATCCTCCTCGTGGAACGGCCAACCGATGCTCCGAACTGAATTGATCCCGCAGACGACAGAGGATCTCGGTAGTGGACGGTTGATATACCATTTCTCGCTGCAGacaaggaagaagaatgcGCCGCAGGGGGATGTCGAGCATCAGATAGCATTTTTCGAG AGCCACTTTACCGAGATCAAATACACCGGCAACACCCTGCACTGGATGGCAGACGGCGAGTCGCACTGGTCGACAAGGCTTCAGCCCGGAACATGGCATAACTTTGCGTACGATATCGACTTTGACAAGCAGATAGTCGGATTGTGGGCATCAACTGGAGCACAGCCGCTGAAGAAAGTCGTGAATAATGTATCTGCGTCGGCGTCTAGCAACTCGCAGGACTGGCATGTGGGAGAGTTGAAGACTGAACAGTCTGGAGCAAGAGAAGATTGGTACTGGTCTGGGGTCTACATCGAAAAGGCACCGGTAACACAGAAGATTTCGTGA
- a CDS encoding putative integral membrane protein (COG:S;~EggNog:ENOG410PN1U;~TransMembrane:7 (o6-30i42-63o83-110i122-143o163-193i205-225o245-263i)), which translates to MVSGRSEVITIVTAVFFAISLTTVLLRCFVRLRVVRAFGWDDTLMVIAMILNTGFAICGLLGAKYGMGKRLEYFLFHYDSFHKALFCWWLGQVFYITTCIVAKTSIILSLLRITVSRIHIGILYGAMGLNMLVGLLFFFFTIFQCTPVNHFWNRLDQDSGKCIDVWVLIAIAYLYSVGAAITDFIVGLLPAFMIWNLRMSRRDKIAVGGILSLGCIASAAVIVRIPYIHHYADREFLYKTTNISIWSNIEAGLGITAGSLTTLRPLIRFFREASTGSHSYSRNPGSYPLSSTLGNNTPYHQSKLEHEDAQQLWPGGRDVEAYGVRTVVLGNGRVAAAPANSSEEELNPHPNTVMGSRELGRMRKG; encoded by the exons ATGGTCAGCGGCCGCAGTGAGGTTATCACCATTGTCACCGCAGTCTTCTTCGCCATTTCACTGACGACGGTGCTGCTGCGATGTTTCGTGCGATTGCGGGTGGTGCGGGCCTTTGGCTGGGATGATACATTGATGGTGATTGCCATG ATCTTGAATACCGGGTTTGCAATATGTGGCTTGTTGGGTGCGAAGTACGGCATGGGCAAGCGACTTGAATATTTCCTCTTCCATTATGACTCATTTCACAAGGCGTTATTT TGCTGGTGGCTGGGCCAAGTCTTCTACATAACAACATGCATCGTCGCCAAAACCTCGATCATCCTGTCGCTACTCCGCATCACAGTCAGTCGCATCCACATTGGTATTCTCTATGGTGCCATGGGGCTCAACATGCTTGTTGgattgctcttcttcttcttcaccatCTTCCAGTGCACGCCTGTCAACCACTTTTGGAACCGCCTGGATCAGGACTCAGGCAAATGCATTGACGTCTGGGTCCTTATTGCCATCGCCTATCTGTATAGCGTTGGCGCGGCCATTACTGACTTCATTGTTGGTCTGCTTCCAGCATTCATGATCTGGAATTTGCGCATGTCGCGGCGGGATAAGATTGCCGTGGGCGGGATTTTGAGTCTGGGCTGCAT AGCAAGTGCCGCCGTCATCGTTCGCATCCCTTACATCCACCACTACGCCGACAGAGAATTCCTCTACAAAACCACCAATATCTCCATCTGGTCCAACATCGAAGCCGGCCTAGGTATCACCGCCGGCTCCCTGACGACGTTACGCCCTCTGATCCGGTTCTTCCGCGAAGCCTCGACGGGCTCCCACAGCTACAGTCGCAACCCGGGCTCGTACCCGCTGTCGAGTACGCTGGGGAATAACACGCCATACCATCAATCCAAACTGGAACACGAGGACGCACAGCAGCTGTGGCCCGGTGGCAGGGACGTCGAGGCGTATGGGGTGCGTACAGTGGTGCTAGGAAATGGTCGAGTCGCGGCTGCCCCCGCGAATAGCAGtgaggaggaattgaatCCGCATCCAAATACGGTAATGGGGAGTCGGGAGTTGGGCCGAATGCGAAAGGGGTGa
- a CDS encoding YbhB/YbcL family Raf kinase inhibitor-like protein (COG:S;~EggNog:ENOG410Q1IR;~InterPro:IPR005247,IPR036610,IPR008914;~PFAM:PF01161), which translates to MPNQQRQRNGFSKFCRRRISTVTSFVCNNDGKQILLSPAFRGIESHIKLQADDVGPHGSILRKEHTTDADDGGRFPCLSWTHGNLDHHRSYALICEDLDASYPDHMHHGIFYNIPPARRNATVSDVEKQDGTNTPRLTTTSWNYVKTHGKKSYLVPDPPANEATHRYVFTIIALNLMPLNFTCPKKVTKKQFHKAIEGKVITWGQWIGSLAPPTDDNATTDGQAFAGQAATGQVSAFAGQATAGQASAGEASTGCTGEGGVTTTAT; encoded by the exons ATGCCTAACCAGCAGCGGCAGCGAAATGGTTTTTCCAAATTCTGCCGGCGAAGGATTAGCACAGTGACCTCCTTTGTTTGCAACAATGACGGCAAGCAGATCCTTCTGAGCCCTGCATTCCGAGGTATTGAGAGCCACATCAAACTTCAGGCCGACGACGTTGGTCCCCATGGCTCCATCCTGCGTAAGGAGCACACCACTGACGCGGATGATGGAGGCCGTTTCCCCTGTCTTTCCTGGACGCACGGGAACCTGGACCATCACAGGTCCTACGCTCTGATTTGTGAGGATCTTGACGCTTCGTACCCCGACCACATGCACCATGGCATCTTCTACAACATCCCCCCTGCTCGCAGGAACGCGACTGTCAGCGATGTTGAGAAACAGGACGGCACCAACACTCCCCGCCTCACCACCACATCTTGGAACTACGTGAAAACCCACGGCAAGAAGTCGTATCTCGTGCCTGACCCTCCTGCCAATGAGGCAACCCATCGCTACGTCTTTACCATCATCGCTTTGAACCTGATGCCGCTCAATTTTACATGCCCGAAGAAAGTCACCAAGAAACAATTTCACAAGGCAATCGAGGGAAAGGTGATTACTTGGGGGCAGTGGATTG GATCGTTGGCTCCTCCTACTGACGATAACGCCACCACTGATGGTCAGGCCTTCGCTGGTCAGGCTGCCACTGGCCAGGTTTCCGCTTTCGCCGGTCAAGCTACTGCCGGTCAAGCTTCTGCTGGTGAGGCTTCCACGGGTTGCACTGGTGAAGGAGGCGTGACTACGACCGCGACCTAG
- a CDS encoding SDR family oxidoreductase (COG:Q;~EggNog:ENOG410Q88T;~InterPro:IPR036291,IPR002347;~PFAM:PF08659,PF00106,PF13561;~go_process: GO:0055114 - oxidation-reduction process [Evidence IEA]), with the protein MPIPVPAAESLHDLFSLKGKTVVITGASGPRGMGIEAARGCAEFGANVALTYASRPEGGEKNAKELSEKYGVKAKAYKCNIGEWESVNNLVQSVIAEFGQIDAFIANAGKTADSGVLDGSVQAWEEVIQTDLNGTFHCAKAVGAHFKQRGKGSFVITSSMSGHIANFPQEQTSYNVAKAGCIHMARSLANEWRDFARVNSISPGYIDTGLSDFVPQDIQDLWLSMIPMGRNGNAKELKGAYVYLVSDASTYMTGNDLKLDGGYTVR; encoded by the coding sequence ATGCCTATCCCCGTTCCCGCCGCCGAAAGCCTTCACGACCTTTTCAGCCTGAAGGGCAAGACTGTCGTAATCACTGGTGCCTCTGGCCCCCGTGGTATGGGCATTGAAGCCGCCCGTGGTTGTGCCGAATTCGGCGCCAATGTCGCCCTCACTTATGCCTCCCGCCCCGAAGGTGGCGAGAAGAACGCCAAGGAGCTCTCCGAGAAGTATGGCGTCAAGGCCAAGGCCTACAAGTGCAACATCGGTGAATGGGAGAGCGTGAACAACCTCGTGCAGAGCGTCATTGCCGAATTTGGTCAGATCGACGCTTTCATCGCCAACGCCGGAAAGACTGCCGACAGCGGTGTTCTCGACGGCTCCGTCCAGGCCTGGGAGGAGGTCATCCAGACTGATCTGAACGGTACCTTCCACTGCGCAAAGGCTGTCGGTGCGCACTTCAAGCAGCGCGGCAAGGGCAGCTTCGTCATCACCTCGAGTATGTCCGGTCACATCGCCAACTTCCCCCAGGAGCAAACCTCATACAACGTCGCCAAGGCCGGTTGCATCCACATGGCCCGTTCGTTGGCCAACGAGTGGCGCGACTTCGCCCGTGTCAACAGCATCTCTCCCGGGTATATCGACACCGGTCTCTCCGACTTCGTGCCTCAGGATATCCAGGATCTGTGGCTGTCGATGATCCCTATGGGGCGGAACGGAAACGCCAAGGAGCTCAAGGGCGCCTACGTGTATCTGGTCAGTGACGCCAGTACCTACATGACCGGTAACGACCTGAAGCTTGACGGAGGATACACTGTGCGGTAA
- a CDS encoding YbhB/YbcL family Raf kinase inhibitor-like protein (COG:S;~EggNog:ENOG410PU56;~InterPro:IPR036610,IPR008914,IPR035810;~PFAM:PF01161;~SECRETED:SignalP(1-12)), translating into MLSTLLLPLVSALPGYLYMRYPNSWWITPGDTLPIAETKPIPILQTTLPCTSPYLLLTIDPDVQYGTTSTIVLHWLQSLRADCQTGLLYEDPESEQTAAYIPPQPPKRSHHRYIFLLFQKPDDYELPECYKHILPATKEARVGFDPKEFVELLGLGSPLAGNWFYVENGGEPVASEVAPTTTSLKVACTSTSARNEL; encoded by the exons ATGCTGTCAacacttcttcttcctctggtGTCTGCCCTCCCTGGCTACCTGTACATGCGATATCCGAATAGCTGGTGGATTACCCCCGGCGACACACTTCCTATTGCCG AAACAAAACCAATACCAATCCTTCAAACCACTCTCCCTTGCACAAGCCCGTACCTCCTCCTGACCATCGACCCAGACGTCCAGTACGGAACAACCTCCACCATCGTCCTGCACTGGCTTCAGTCCCTACGTGCAGACTGCCAAACAGGTCTTTTATACGAAGACCCTGAGTCAGAGCAGACGGCCGCGTATATTCCCccacaaccaccaaaacGATCGCACCATCGCTATATATTCCTCCTCTTTCAGAAGCCGGATGACTACGAGCTCCCAGAATGCTACAAGCACATCCTCCCTGCTACGAAAGAAGCACGCGTTGGATTCGATCCGAAAGAGTTTGTCGAGCTATTGGGATTAGGAAGTCCGCTTGCCGGGAACTGGTTCTATGTTGAGAACGGGGGCGAACCTGTGGCTAGTGAAGTGGCTCCTACGACGACTTCATTAAAGGTTGCTTGTACCAGCACTAGCGCTCGTAACGAGTTGTAG
- a CDS encoding Zn(II)2Cys6 transcription factor domain-containing protein (COG:K;~EggNog:ENOG410PYCU;~InterPro:IPR036864,IPR001138;~PFAM:PF00172;~go_function: GO:0000981 - DNA-binding transcription factor activity, RNA polymerase II-specific [Evidence IEA];~go_function: GO:0008270 - zinc ion binding [Evidence IEA];~go_process: GO:0006355 - regulation of transcription, DNA-templated [Evidence IEA]): MTLPRSVKVRSTCNACQQAKIRCSHEKPSCRRCQKHNIDCVYSVSRRLGRPAKKRDPDDRRRKPKKEVEETQDIDFTDSWLQDFITDLPDTGILDAVTENSVLDSIATSASLPDPDPHNIPYYDPVLLQSSPDTLDMDMALLPMDMDTSISPADTLPSLPTPVSPPIDTSPNHNHNGNVNLPFRQPQPPPPSAPGPMPRRPYDEYQFPDPSSTSSLPTPLDINTNIDPYTCQCQCHEHTLREIIRVNMTLCAASRIAPAGTIDAILTSQRGLQNLAETIMQCSICAGTRLTLLTVLMVSIDSLISAMEVITASSAGSPGAGPGAVEEVFGRYPSPKGAGGGSASGPNAGGGGGGTFLKSQIEACPLLVGSFRVPQEEKYTFVKQVLQTRLGGLLTTIRRIRFCTQEMLAGTGARGRLVMMMETDRRLQMVMMRMRMLGR; the protein is encoded by the exons ATGACCCTTCCTCGAAGCGTCAAAGTCCGCTCGACTTGCAACGCCTGTCAGCAGGCTAAGATCCGCTGCAGCCATGAGAAACCCTCGTGTCGACGGTGCCAGAAGCACAATATCGACTGTGTCTATAGCGTCTCGAGGCGGTTGGGAAGACcggcgaagaagagggaCCCGGACGATAGGAGgaggaagccgaagaaggaggttgaggagacGCAAG ATATCGACTTCACCGATAGCTGGCTACAAGACTTCATCACCGATCTCCCAGACACTGGAATCTTGGATGCCGTGACGGAGAATAGTGTGCTGGACTCGATAGCAACGTCTGCCAGCCTTCCCGATCCAGATCCCCACAACATTCCCTACTACGATCCCGTCCTTCTCCAGTCTAGCCCCGACACCCTCGACATGGATATGGCACTCTTGcccatggacatggacacCTCAATTTCCCCGGCCGACACACTCCCTTCGCTTCCGACTCCCGTCTCACCACCAATCGACACCAGCCCTAACCATAACCATAATGGCAATGTGAACCTTCCCTTCCgccaaccacaaccaccccCTCCATCAGCACCTGGCCCCATGCCCCGAAGACCCTACGACGAATATCAATTCCCCGACCCGTCATCCACATCCTCCCTCCCAACACCCCTAGACATCAACACCAATATCGACCCTTACACCTGTCAGTGCCAATGTCACGAGCACACTCTCCGCGAAATTATCCGTGTAAACATGACTCTCTGCGCCGCATCCCGCATAGCTCCCGCTGGAACCATCGATGCAATCTTAACTTCTCAGCGGGGACTGCAGAATCTTGCTGAGACGATAATGCAGTGCTCAATTTGTGCGGGGACTCGACTGACGCTGCTTACCGTTCTCATGGTTAGTATTGATAGTCTGATTTCGGCAATGGAGGTTATTACGGCTTCTTCGGCTGGTTCTCCTGGAGCGGGCCCTGGGGCAGTGGAGGAGGTGTTTGGGAGGTATCCTTCCCCCAAGGGGGCTGGGGGTGGGAGTGCGAGTGGCCCGAATGCTGGCGGGGGTGGGGGAGGCACGTTTCTCAAGTCTCAGATTGAGGCATGTCCATTACTGGTTGGGAGCTTTCGTGTACCCCAAGAGGAGAAATATACGTTTGTCAAACAGGTTCTGCAAACCAGGCTTGGAGGGTTGTTAACAACTATTCGTCGGATTCGGTTCTGTACGCAAGAGATGCTGGCGGGGACAGGGGCACGAGGACGGTTGGTAATGATGATGGAAACGGATCGAAGGTTgcagatggtgatgatgaggatgaggatgttagGTCGATAG
- a CDS encoding putative MFS multidrug transporter (COG:G;~EggNog:ENOG410PFSN;~InterPro:IPR020846,IPR011701,IPR036259;~PFAM:PF07690;~TransMembrane:12 (i57-78o98-119i126-145o157-178i190-212o218-240i295-317o337-357i377-396o402-425i437-458o470-491i);~go_function: GO:0022857 - transmembrane transporter activity [Evidence IEA];~go_process: GO:0055085 - transmembrane transport [Evidence IEA]) produces the protein MDGEQQQKPSFFGRIWSRFFSDQGKESLRNSADIEIHSWSGPDDPDHPFNWSFSYKWVLTITICFISVLTGLPAGSYGAGNDYMTKKFNVQNKPFPNLYWATTSWNMGAAFWPLIFVPFTESSGRMPGYFVSYVILIISLFPSAFAPNFATLVVTRFFGGGASSVSINIVGGSISDVWLGDKARSLPMSLFGFTSVIGIALGPFVGSAIQAIHKGAPWRWIFYVQIIYNTGLLPIFWLILRETRPDVILARRAKKIRKETGRPVYAENEISSTHMWERLRLSFERPTRMLLTEPVVAFFTLWIAFAWGILFLFFSSVVQTFNQNYNMNTLQTGTAQLAISVGALIGLFINPGADWIYLRSAKRNKETPGKPIPEARLYTSVPGSLLFAGGLFWYGWSNFPHVHWIVPTCGVACTGLGIYSIYMAVVNYLTDAYEKYAASALSAASLGRNSFGAFLPLASPQLFSNLGYGWAGTLLGFIGVALSLVPVVLVLKGPAIRRRSPFMREASWAGGGEDEKEEPQDGEAA, from the exons ATGGACGGCGAGCAGCAGCAAAAGCCCTCATTTTTTGGCCG GATATGGTCGCGCTTCTTTTCCGATCAAGGCAAAGAGTCCCTTCGCAACAGCGCTGATATCGAAATACATAGCTGGAGTGGACCGGATGACCCTGATCACCCGTTCAATTGGAGCTTTTCCTACAAATGGGTCTTGACGATCACCATCTGCTTCAT CTCCGTCCTCACCGGCTTACCAGCCGGTTCCTACGGCGCCGGAAACGATTATATGACAAAGAAATTCAACGTCCAGAATAAGCCCTTCCCCAACCTGTACTGGGCCACCACGTCGTGGAACATGGGTGCGGCCTTCTGGCCGCTTATCTTCGTGCCCTTCACGGAATCGTCGGGTCGCATGCCGGGGTATTTTGTCTCGTATGTCATCTTGATCATCTCGCTGTTCCCGTCTGCGTTTGCGCCAAACTTTGCGACACTAGTCGTGACGCGGTTCTTTGGCGGCGGTGCATCGTCCGTGTCCATCAACATCGTTGGTGGCAGTATCAGCGATGTCTGGCTGGGTGATAAGGCACGTAGTCTGCCCATGTCGCTGTTCGGGTTCACGAGTGTGATTGGAATTGCCTTGGGACCGTTCGTCGGGTCTGCCATCCAGGCCATCCACAAGGGCGCGCCGTGGCGATGGATCTTCTATGTGCAGATCATCTACAACACGGGCTTGCTTCCCATCTTCTGGCTTATCCTGCGCGAAACCCGCCCAGACGTGATTCTCGCGCGACGCGCGAAGAAGATCCGAAAGGAGACTGGCCGTCCTGTCTACGCAGAAAATGAAATCAGCTCCACGCACATGTGGGAGAGACTACGACTGTCCTTCGAGCGACCGACGCGCATGCTGCTAACCGAACCCGTCGTCGCCTTCTTCACCCTTTGGATTGCGTTCGCCTGGGGAATTCTCTTCCTGTTCTTCTCCAGCGTCGTCCAAACCTTCAACCAGAACTACAACATGAACACCCTGCAAACCGGCACTGCCCAGCTAGCCATCTCCGTCGGCGCTCTGATCGGTCTCTTCATCAACCCCGGCGCGGACTGGATTTACCTGCGCTCTGCGAAACGGAACAAGGAAACCCCTGGCAAACCCATCCCCGAAGCACGACTGTACACCTCCGTGCCCGGCAGTCTGCTCTTCGCGGGCGGCCTGTTCTGGTACGGGTGGTCGAATTTCCCGCATGTCCACTGGATCGTGCCCACGTGTGGTGTGGCCTGCACGGGACTGGGTATCTACTCCATCTACATGGCCGTAGTTAACTACCTGACCGATGCATATGAAAAATACGCGGCGTCGGCGCTGTCGGCTGCGTCGTTGGGACGGAATAGTTTCGGTGCGTTCTTGCCCTTGGCGTCGCCGCAGTTATTCTCGAATTTGGGATATGGATGGGCTGGTACGTTGTTGGGATTCATCGGAGTTGCGCTGTCGTTGGTgccggtggtgctggtgctcaAGGGGCCGGCGATTCGTCGGCGGAGTCCGTTTATGCGGGAGGCGTCGTGGGCCGGTGGAGgagaggatgagaaggaagagccACAAGATGGGGAGGCCGCATGA